Genomic window (Verrucomicrobiia bacterium):
TGGGGGTGTTGCACCTGCAGGCCAACCCGGAACTGTCCGGCAAACCCAAAGATATTCGCGAGCAGGAAATGGAAAGCCAGCACCGGCTGGCCAAAATCGTAAGCGAACATTTCGCCTTGAATCTGGCCAATATCAAATTGCGTGAAACGCTCAAGTTCCGTGCTATCCGCGACCCCCTTACAGGGTTGTTTAACCGCCGCTACTTGGAAGAGACCTTGACGCGGGAGCTTTCGCGGGCGGTCCGAAACAAGGAGACGCTCGGCGTCATCGTGCTAAGCCTGGAAAATTTACGGGAGTTCAACGGCTCCTACGGCCACGAAGCGGGGGGTGCCGTTTTGCGCACGGTCGGCGACTATCTTTTGCGCCGCACCCGCGGGGAGGACATCGCCTGCCGTTACAGCGACAGTGAATTTGCCTTGGTCATGATTGGCGCCGATTCGGAAGCCACCCTCCTAAGAGCGGAAAAATTGCGGGAGGAAATAAAGGCCCTCAAAGCCCCCTCCGGGAAATCGGCCAGCATCTCGGCCGGCGTGGCCTGCTATCCGGAGCACGGCACGACCAGCGAAACGCTTCTGCAGGCCGCCGAATCCGCCCTCTTTTTTGCCAAAATAGAGGGACGGGAGGGGGTGGCTGTGGCCACATCCAAATAACTGACCTACAACCCTCAACGCCTCCTCTTTTGAAGAAAGCTATTTTCTTCTACGACTCTTGCTACGGCTCGAGGTATCTAATGGATCGTAAGACATCGTAAAGCATCGCACTCCATAGCACAGAATGGACGACGGAAAAAAGGTGCTCATCTTTTTGTACCACGGCAAGTTTCGCCGTATTTCATGGTGATTCAACAGGTCGGTGGAGAAGGGCTCGGCATCTTTGTTCATGTTTCCTAAACCGTTGGTCGGCCGTTCGAATCGGCCCGGGGGTAGTTAAATCAGAGATTGGAGACAGGAGATTGGGAATTGGTAAAAAATACCAAGTCTGCCGGCTCCAAGGTCACCAGCGCATCAGTTTGCTGATTGTGGAAACGGCGGCCGGGTCGTCCGGGAAAATCACCGGCTGATCCTTCGTGCGCACCGTGCGGCCGCCGACCCGTTTGGCCATCACCTTCACCGGGCAGCCGCAGGCACTATAGATAAAGGTTACCTCCCGCTCGACCCCCTCCGGCCAGAAGGATTTCACCGTCTCGCCCGTGCCCTTCAGTTTGGCTTCCAGAACGGAGGCCGGGTTCCCGGAGCCGTCCACCTGAAAGGTCTCCCCCTTGCCGTTGTCGATGTAAATCGTCAGATTTTTTCCGGTAAAAGTCGAGGCGGCCGGGTTTTTGGCGGGCGTGATCTGGCTTTGCCACAGAATTTCCCCCGTGCGACTGAAAACCAGAGCCCCCGTCCCCGGTTTTTCCGTGCTGACGTGCATTGAAAGGTGCAGTTTCCCTTCCGGGGTGGGCTGTCCGTAGGCGTCGATGATGGCGAAGGTGCGCCCCTGCCCGTCTACCGGACGCCAGACGCGCTGAATTTGGGTCAAGGCCTCGGCAATGGAGGGGATTTTTTTCCCGAAATCGAGCTCCACCGTGACCATGATGGCCTGGTTTGCCTCCATGGTCATCATCTTGGGGGCCTTGGCCAGTTTTTCGGAAAAGTCGAGTTGGGCCGAAACGGGTGCGGCGGCCGCAAGGAAAAGGAGGGCCGAAAAAAAGAGGGGTTTGGCGAGAGCCGGATGGTCAATGGTACAGGGCCGGTTTTGCGTCATCATATACAATCCCACCACCTCCGATGGTTTTTATACAAACAAAACCGTCGAAAGGAGATTATTCAGCAAACCATTTCCGCAGACGCTCCGTTTCGAACCTCTTTTTGGCCAAAAGGCCGGAGCGGGAGGGGGGCTTCAAGACGAAGCGGGGGCCTTCCGGATGCAAAAGCTCCGCCTCCGCCGGGGCGGCCTGCCCGCCGCCGACATCCACAAAGCAGGCCCCCTTTCCGGAGTAGGGGGTTGAAGGGGCGCCGGTTATCTCCGCCGTCAAGTAAGACGCCAGCGCCAAGGCCTGGGCCTCGGCAAAAACCCCCGCTTTGGGATGGGGGTTGCCGTTGGGCAGCCGCAGGGCGGCCGCGTCGCCGATGGCGAAAACGTTTTTGAGTTTCGTTTTGAAGCTTCCCAGCTCAACGGGAATAAAACCGGACTCGTCGGCCAGACCCGCCCCCTCGGCCAGTTTCGGCGCGTGGTGCGGGGGGACGGCGGCCAGCAAATCAAACTGCAACTCCGCGCCGTTTTCGTAAATCAGTTTCCGGTTGGGAAACTCCACCAGTTTCGGCTTGTGGAGCGGGAGATACTCAATTTTCCGTTCGGCCAGCATTTTTTTGACCGTTTCCCCGATCAAAAGCCCGGCGACCGGCATCGGTTGCGGCTCCGGAGTGGAAAGCACCAGCCGGACGTGGCTGCGGATTTTTTTCCGGCGCAAAATTTCATCCACAAGCAGCGCGTACTCGTACGGCGCCGGGGGGCATTTGAACGGAACAGAGGCGACGGCGAGCAGGAGGGTTCCGGTGTGAAACCCGCCCAACGCGGATTTGAACTGCAGAACCGAATCAAAATCGTACAGGTTGTAGGCGGCTTCTACAAGCCCCGGCAGCCGTTCGGGCGTCCCTTCGGCCCCCAAGGCGAGGACCAGATAGTCGTATTCCAGCCGCCGGGATTTGGTGTGCACCGCATTTTCGGCGGGTTGAATGGCGACGGCTTCCTCTTGAATGAATTGCACCCGTTTCAAGCGGAGGGAGGAATAGGGCCGGCGACCCTCCTCCGGTTTGCGGCGGCCGGCCAAAGTCCACTGCATGGAAAGTCCCATTTGAAAATCCGCTTTCCGTTCCAGCAGCAGCACGTCCGCTTTTTTCGATTGGGCCAGCGGTTCCAGCGCCCGGGCCAACGTCAGCCCGCCAAAGCCGCCCCCCAGAATCAGGATTCTTTTTTGCATCCTTGTGAATAAGAGGGAAAATTCGTATTTTGTAAAGCGGGAGGCCGGACACAGCGGAAGCAAAAAGGGATTGACAGGCCGAAAATATCCCCTAAATTTCCGAGTTTAGGATGAGGTCTTGAGATTCAAAAACCAATGAGGTGGACAATGCGGCAGGTGTACCGGTTCGTAGTTGTAGCGGTTTTTTTGTTTTTGTCATGGTCGTTGGCGGGGGCGCAGGGATCGCGCGTGTATCGAAGCAATACTCTCGGTTATGATCTGTTACCCTATCAACTGCCGGGTCTGGATTTGAACTTCTCCCCCGGAGGGGCCGCCGCGCGGGGAATGGGGGGGGCTTTTTCCGCCGTGTCCGGCAACCTTTCCTCCATCAGCATTAACCCGGCCGGGCTCGCCTCTTTGAACCGCCCGCAAACCTCCGTGGTTTACCGTTACAACCGCCCCAGCGTCCGCAGCCGCCAGCTCGGTTCCACCGCCGGTTTGGATTACAATGACATCAACAGCTTCGACCAGATTGACTTCGGCGCCATTGCCGTTCCGGGAAAACTTTTCGGCCGGGATTTTGTCGGCGCCGTGGCCTACAACGTTTTTGCCGACCAGTTCTTTTCCGACCAGGCGAGCTATTTGGGAATCACCCGGGTGGATACGCTGTATCAATCCACCAGCCATAACTTCACCCGCCGGACCA
Coding sequences:
- a CDS encoding FAD/NAD(P)-binding oxidoreductase, with product MQKRILILGGGFGGLTLARALEPLAQSKKADVLLLERKADFQMGLSMQWTLAGRRKPEEGRRPYSSLRLKRVQFIQEEAVAIQPAENAVHTKSRRLEYDYLVLALGAEGTPERLPGLVEAAYNLYDFDSVLQFKSALGGFHTGTLLLAVASVPFKCPPAPYEYALLVDEILRRKKIRSHVRLVLSTPEPQPMPVAGLLIGETVKKMLAERKIEYLPLHKPKLVEFPNRKLIYENGAELQFDLLAAVPPHHAPKLAEGAGLADESGFIPVELGSFKTKLKNVFAIGDAAALRLPNGNPHPKAGVFAEAQALALASYLTAEITGAPSTPYSGKGACFVDVGGGQAAPAEAELLHPEGPRFVLKPPSRSGLLAKKRFETERLRKWFAE